Proteins encoded by one window of Ulvibacter sp. MAR_2010_11:
- a CDS encoding ribonuclease Z has translation MKLTILGCHSATPRITAHPTAQVLEIKGHLFLIDCGEGTQVQLRKYKLKFSRIRHIFISHLHGDHFFGLIGLISTFRLLGREAEMHVYGPKGIKEAITLQLKLGKSWTNYPLYFHELESKDSETIFEDDKVVVTTIPLNHRVYTNGFLFKEKPGERKLNVEDAQKANVDLSYYSKIKQGFDVVNKDGITIANSSITSDPEPSKSYAFCSDTVYYPEIVPQISNVTALYHESTFLETHRDLCEPTKHSTAREAGLIAQQANVGKLILGHYSGRYGDLNSFKTEAETVFQNVELAEDGKTFKL, from the coding sequence ATGAAACTCACCATCCTAGGCTGTCATTCTGCAACTCCACGTATTACCGCGCATCCCACAGCTCAGGTATTGGAAATTAAAGGGCACCTCTTTTTAATCGACTGCGGGGAAGGGACTCAGGTGCAACTGCGAAAGTACAAACTGAAATTTTCCAGGATAAGACATATTTTCATCTCCCACTTACACGGCGATCACTTTTTTGGATTAATCGGACTTATCTCCACCTTCCGATTATTGGGAAGAGAGGCCGAAATGCACGTCTATGGCCCGAAAGGTATTAAGGAAGCCATTACACTTCAGCTTAAATTGGGAAAATCATGGACTAATTATCCGCTGTATTTTCACGAATTGGAAAGCAAGGATTCTGAAACTATTTTTGAAGATGATAAGGTAGTGGTCACCACCATTCCGCTAAACCATCGCGTTTATACCAATGGTTTCCTATTTAAAGAAAAGCCCGGAGAACGTAAATTAAATGTTGAGGATGCCCAAAAGGCTAATGTAGATTTGAGTTATTACAGCAAAATAAAGCAAGGTTTCGATGTGGTAAATAAAGATGGTATTACAATTGCCAATAGCTCAATTACTTCAGACCCCGAACCGTCAAAATCGTACGCGTTTTGCAGTGATACTGTATATTATCCGGAAATTGTTCCTCAAATAAGCAACGTAACGGCTTTATATCACGAATCGACATTCCTGGAGACCCATAGAGATTTATGTGAACCAACAAAGCACAGTACGGCCAGGGAAGCAGGACTAATTGCGCAACAAGCCAATGTGGGTAAGCTTATATTGGGCCATTATTCCGGACGTTATGGAGATTTAAACTCTTTTAAAACTGAAGCAGAAACAGTTTTCCAAAATGTAGAATTAGCGGAAGATGGAAAAACCTTTAAATTGTAG
- a CDS encoding histidine phosphatase family protein yields the protein MKTLYMVRHAKSSWKHDVIDHKRPLKGRGKRDAVLVSNAVKNGVSPPQKIVSSDATRALSTATYFKEAFGTPDANFNTNHSLYDFSGQNVMNIVKSLDNSLNCVMIVGHNHAFTSVANMLGNKYIDNVPTCGFVMIQFEVDNWSEVTTGKTVQTIFPRDLK from the coding sequence ATGAAAACACTTTATATGGTCCGGCATGCAAAGTCATCCTGGAAACACGACGTAATAGATCACAAACGGCCGCTAAAAGGCAGAGGGAAACGCGACGCTGTGTTAGTTTCTAATGCCGTAAAAAACGGTGTGTCGCCTCCACAAAAAATTGTATCGAGTGATGCTACCCGAGCACTATCAACCGCCACCTATTTTAAAGAGGCATTTGGAACTCCCGATGCAAATTTTAATACCAATCATTCGTTATACGATTTTAGCGGGCAAAATGTAATGAATATTGTAAAAAGCCTGGATAATTCGCTTAATTGTGTGATGATTGTAGGGCATAATCACGCCTTTACCTCGGTTGCAAATATGTTAGGAAACAAGTATATTGACAACGTACCCACCTGCGGCTTTGTAATGATTCAGTTTGAAGTAGATAATTGGAGTGAGGTTACAACAGGTAAAACAGTACAAACTATATTCCCAAGAGATTTAAAGTAA
- the ppk1 gene encoding polyphosphate kinase 1 has translation MSITKVKNTKVENRYFNRELSWLQFNARVLQEAADKTVPLLERLRFLGIFSNNLDEFFKVRYATIKRIVEAGKGGKSELGGISSKELLEEITTIVIEQQATSLRILHTIEEQLKKENIFIIDETEVSASQGKFISEYFIRKVSPALVTIMIGELEQFPELKDSAAYLAIKMVMSKEDKTFESKLNYALIEIPRSIERFVVLPPEGDKQYIILLDDLIRHCLKNIFSIFKYDSISAHMIKITRDAELDIDSDLSRSFIDKISKSVKERSAGDPVRFVYDKSIEKETLRFLLFKMGIDATDSIIPGGRYHNRRDYMDFPSLGKSDLLYEKIVPLPIPGLSLQGSLFDRISEKDYLLYAPYQSFSYVVKFLREAALDPKVRSIKITIYRLAEVSHIASSLINAAKNGKKVTVQIELQARFDEEANIGYAEQMQSEGVRLIFGVKGLKVHCKACIIERFENDKINRYGIISTGNFNESTARIYTDYTLFTANQKICKEINKVFDFFEVNYKIKKYRHLIVSPHYTRNALYALIEAEIQNKKKGLPNGIKLKLNSLSDFRMIDKLYKASREGVKIQLIIRGICCLIPGVKGMSENIEVISIVDKFLEHPRIFIFENAGDVKAYLSSADFMGRNLDNRVEITCPIYDEDIKREIIETFEISWQDTAKARKISEKQNNAYRKSNNGTVRSQFKLYEYYQEKLNT, from the coding sequence ATGTCTATAACCAAGGTGAAGAACACAAAAGTTGAAAACCGCTACTTTAACAGGGAGTTGAGCTGGTTACAATTTAATGCTCGCGTTTTACAGGAAGCGGCAGACAAAACGGTTCCTTTGCTTGAAAGGCTTCGGTTTTTAGGGATTTTTTCAAATAATCTGGATGAGTTTTTTAAAGTGCGCTATGCTACAATTAAACGAATTGTAGAAGCCGGAAAAGGAGGGAAGAGCGAATTAGGGGGAATTTCTTCAAAAGAATTGCTGGAAGAAATTACAACTATCGTGATTGAACAGCAGGCGACCAGCCTTCGGATATTGCACACCATTGAGGAACAACTCAAAAAAGAAAATATCTTCATCATCGATGAAACTGAAGTTTCGGCTTCACAAGGGAAATTTATTTCCGAATATTTTATTCGGAAAGTAAGCCCGGCCTTGGTTACTATTATGATTGGGGAATTAGAACAATTTCCCGAACTAAAGGACAGCGCTGCCTACTTAGCGATTAAAATGGTAATGTCTAAGGAAGACAAGACCTTCGAATCGAAGCTCAATTATGCCTTGATAGAAATTCCGCGTTCTATTGAACGTTTTGTAGTTCTTCCGCCTGAAGGGGATAAGCAATACATTATTCTGCTGGACGATTTAATACGACATTGCTTGAAGAACATATTCAGTATATTTAAGTACGACAGTATTTCGGCACACATGATAAAAATTACTCGTGATGCCGAGTTGGACATAGACAGTGACCTGAGTAGAAGTTTTATCGATAAAATTTCAAAAAGTGTGAAGGAACGTAGTGCCGGTGATCCGGTCCGATTTGTATACGATAAGAGCATCGAGAAGGAAACGCTTCGGTTTTTATTATTTAAGATGGGCATCGATGCTACAGATAGCATCATTCCCGGAGGAAGATATCATAATAGGCGTGATTATATGGATTTTCCCAGTTTGGGGAAAAGTGATCTGTTATACGAAAAAATTGTTCCATTGCCCATACCCGGACTGAGTCTGCAGGGCAGCCTTTTTGATCGAATTTCCGAAAAGGATTACTTGCTATATGCGCCCTATCAGAGCTTTTCATACGTGGTAAAATTTTTACGTGAAGCTGCCTTAGACCCAAAAGTTCGCTCCATTAAAATTACAATTTATCGCCTGGCAGAAGTATCCCACATCGCCAGCTCTCTTATAAATGCTGCAAAAAACGGAAAAAAAGTTACGGTACAGATAGAATTGCAGGCAAGATTCGACGAAGAAGCGAATATTGGCTACGCCGAACAAATGCAAAGTGAGGGCGTCCGACTTATTTTTGGTGTAAAAGGATTAAAAGTGCATTGCAAAGCTTGTATTATTGAACGGTTTGAAAATGACAAAATCAATCGTTACGGTATTATCAGTACGGGAAATTTCAATGAATCTACCGCCCGAATTTACACAGATTATACACTGTTTACCGCAAATCAAAAAATATGTAAGGAGATTAACAAGGTGTTCGATTTCTTTGAAGTAAATTATAAAATAAAAAAATACAGGCATTTAATTGTATCGCCGCATTACACCCGGAATGCATTATATGCTTTGATTGAAGCTGAAATTCAGAATAAAAAGAAGGGCTTGCCCAACGGAATTAAATTAAAATTGAATAGCCTGTCCGATTTCAGAATGATTGATAAACTGTACAAAGCGAGTAGAGAAGGAGTAAAAATACAGTTGATTATCCGCGGAATTTGCTGCTTAATCCCCGGGGTAAAGGGAATGAGTGAAAATATTGAAGTGATTAGCATAGTCGATAAATTTTTGGAACATCCCAGAATATTTATTTTTGAAAATGCGGGTGATGTAAAAGCTTACCTCTCTTCGGCCGACTTTATGGGCAGAAACCTGGACAATAGAGTGGAAATTACGTGTCCTATTTATGATGAAGATATCAAGCGGGAAATTATTGAAACGTTCGAAATAAGTTGGCAGGACACTGCGAAAGCGCGTAAAATATCTGAAAAACAAAATAACGCTTATCGCAAATCCAACAATGGAACAGTACGATCACAATTTAAATTATACGAATATTATCAAGAAAAACTCAACACATAG
- the pdxH gene encoding pyridoxamine 5'-phosphate oxidase — protein MQDNLQNHRKSYEKAALSKKSVAISPFQQFKIWYNETEQLGGIEEVNAMTLTTIGIDGFPKGRVVLLKKYDENGFYFYTNYKSEKGIAIAQNNKVSLSFFWPTLERQVIIKGTATKTSEEDAKTYFQSRPKGSQLGALVSNQSDPIENREVLESRLQTLEKEFEHKEVPKPKDWGGYVVTPLTVEFWQGRPNRLHDRIQYTLEGTNWKIKRLQP, from the coding sequence ATGCAAGATAATCTTCAGAATCACCGAAAATCGTATGAAAAAGCGGCGCTTTCTAAAAAATCGGTGGCTATCAGTCCTTTTCAGCAGTTTAAAATCTGGTATAATGAAACCGAACAGCTTGGCGGTATTGAAGAAGTAAATGCGATGACGCTCACAACCATAGGAATAGATGGGTTTCCTAAGGGCAGAGTAGTCTTGTTGAAAAAATACGACGAAAATGGTTTTTATTTTTATACCAATTACAAAAGCGAAAAAGGCATCGCAATAGCCCAAAACAACAAGGTATCATTATCCTTTTTTTGGCCTACTTTAGAGCGCCAGGTTATTATAAAAGGAACTGCAACAAAAACTTCGGAAGAAGACGCCAAAACCTACTTTCAATCGCGCCCCAAAGGGAGTCAGTTAGGGGCTTTGGTTTCAAACCAAAGTGATCCCATTGAAAATAGAGAGGTTCTGGAATCCAGATTACAGACGTTAGAAAAGGAATTCGAGCATAAAGAAGTTCCAAAACCCAAAGATTGGGGCGGATATGTTGTTACTCCGCTGACCGTTGAATTCTGGCAAGGAAGGCCAAATCGGTTACACGATCGAATACAATATACTTTAGAAGGAACAAATTGGAAAATTAAAAGACTTCAACCATAA